The following DNA comes from Oceanithermus desulfurans.
AGGCCATCAAGGACACCGGCAACGTGCTGGTGGCTGCGCTCGACCCCTTCGAATCGGTGGGCATCATCGACAGCTACTTCCCCGAAGCCGAGTTCTTCACCGAGCCCGAGGCCTTCGAGGCCTACCTCGAGGAAGCGCGCGCGGCGGAGGGGCTCGACTACGTCAGCATCGCCGCTCCCAACTACCTCCACTACCCCCAGATCCGCATGAGCCTGCGCCTCGGGGCCGACGCCTTGTGCGAAAAACCGCTGGTTCTCGGAGAGGACGAGCTCGACCGCCTCGCGGCGCTCGAGGCCGAGACCGGCCACCGCGTCTGGACCGTGCTGCAACTGCGGGTGCACCCGGCACTGGTCGCGCTCAGGGAAAAGCTCGCGGCCGAGGGCGGCCACAAGAAGGTCGTGCTTACCTACGTCACCGGCCGGGGCAAGTGGTACCTGAAGAGCTGGAAGAGCGACGTGAAAAAGAGCGGCGGCCTCGCCACCAACATCGGCGTCCACTTCTTCGACATGCTGGCCTGGCTCTTCGGCGACGTGCAGCAGCTGGAGGTGCATGCGCGCGAAGAACAGGTGGTGGCGGGCTACATGGAACTCGAACGCGCGGAGGTGAGCTGGTTCTTGGCCATTGACGACCGCTACGTGCCCACCGAGCTCCGCGCCCAGGGGCAGCGCACCTACCGCTCGATCACGGTGGACGGCGAAGAAATCGAGTTTTCCGGTGGCTTCACCGACCTGCACACCGAGGTCTACCGGCGCACGCTTGCGGGCCAGGGCTTCGGCCTTGAGGACACCCGTACGGCCATTCGTACGACCGAGCGCATCCGTACGCTCAAGCCGGGCGGCCGAGCGCCGCGGCACCCCTTCCTGGAGCGACCATGAGCGTATTCGTGCACGAAAGCGCTTACGTCGACGAGGGCGCCCGCATAGGAGCGGGCACCAAGGTCTGGCACTTCTCGCACGTCATGAGCGATGCTCAGATCGGCGAGCGCTGTGTACTGGGCCAGAACGTCTTCGTGGCGGGGGGCGTTCGCATCGGCAACAACGTCAAGATCCAGAACAACGTCTCGGTTTATGAGGGCGTCGAGCTGGAGGACGACGTTTTCTGCGGCCCCAGCATGGTCTTCACCAACGTCAAGAACCCGCGCTCGGCCTTC
Coding sequences within:
- a CDS encoding Gfo/Idh/MocA family oxidoreductase — encoded protein: MKHFALTGAAGYIAPRHMKAIKDTGNVLVAALDPFESVGIIDSYFPEAEFFTEPEAFEAYLEEARAAEGLDYVSIAAPNYLHYPQIRMSLRLGADALCEKPLVLGEDELDRLAALEAETGHRVWTVLQLRVHPALVALREKLAAEGGHKKVVLTYVTGRGKWYLKSWKSDVKKSGGLATNIGVHFFDMLAWLFGDVQQLEVHAREEQVVAGYMELERAEVSWFLAIDDRYVPTELRAQGQRTYRSITVDGEEIEFSGGFTDLHTEVYRRTLAGQGFGLEDTRTAIRTTERIRTLKPGGRAPRHPFLERP